The following nucleotide sequence is from Leptolyngbya sp. SIO1E4.
GATATTCATCGAGAATCTCCCCCAGCTCGGTAAAGGGCCAGAGCAAATCTTGCACGATGAACACCATAAAGCCGTAGGTGCCGACGCTGAGCTGTCCTGCCAGCACCGCTCGCCCACCCAGATACAGCGTGGCGACAAACCCGAGCAAAATCAGAAATCGCAGCAGCGGCTGAAATGCCGTGCTCAGGGCGATCGCCCGCCGGTTGCTCAGGCGGTAGGCATGGCTTTCAGCTTCAACTCGGTTTTGTTCATAGGCTTCGGTGGCAAAGCTTTTGATGGTGGCAATGCCAGAGATATTGTTGGCGATACGACCGCTAATTGCGCCATTGCGCTCCCGCACTTCCCCGTAGCGCGGAGCCAGCCGCTGCTGGAACCAAAACGTACCCCCCAGAATGAACGGAATCGGCACCATCGCCAGCCAGGCAATGCCAGGAGCCAAAATCACAAAGCTGAGGCCGACGGCAGCGACACGGGTAAAAAAGTCGATCAGGTCGCGGGCTCCGGTATCGAGAAAGCGTTCTAGCTGGTTGATGTCGTCATTCAGGATGGCCAGCAGCGTGCCGGTGCTGCGGTCTTCAAAGTAGGCCAGCTCTAGCCGTTGCAGATGACCATAGGCATCGACGCGCAGCTCGTGCTGGAGGGTTTGAGCCAGGTTGCGCCAGAGTTTATCTGCGCCATATTGAGTGAGGGATTCTAAACCCCAAACGAGAACAGTGAGCAGGGAAACCACCAGGAGTTGGGTCTGGACACTCTGGATGCCTAGACGAGCGAGTAGAGAGGCGTCGTGCTGGACGAGGATATCGACGGCAACGCCAATCAGGAAGGGGGGCGCGAGGTCAAAGAGAGTGCGACTGATAGAGCAGAGGGTGGCAGCGGCGATTTGCAGCTGAAACGGTTTGGCGTAGCGGAGTAGACGCCGCAGGGGAGGCGTAGTGACCATAAATCCTAAATTTTGCTCAAGCTACAATTGGGACTAAACGTGCGTTAGGTGCTGGCAATGTTTCTCACTCTGCTGGTTGGCTCATTGACAGCGTTAGGCGTTGGCTGGTTTTTCGTCGATGTTTATCGCAATCGGCAAAGGCTGTCTCAAAGGCCAGATCCTGAGGTGGATTTGACCTGTTACGAGTTGGGCATCGTTCCAGATGGTGACGACCTTCAGGCGGTTGGTCGGGTCGTGAGTCATAGCAGCCATGCGATCGCAGAAGCCTCTAGTGAGTGTGCAAGTGGTGGAGTTGGGCATTGT
It contains:
- a CDS encoding ABC transporter ATP-binding protein; the encoded protein is MVTTPPLRRLLRYAKPFQLQIAAATLCSISRTLFDLAPPFLIGVAVDILVQHDASLLARLGIQSVQTQLLVVSLLTVLVWGLESLTQYGADKLWRNLAQTLQHELRVDAYGHLQRLELAYFEDRSTGTLLAILNDDINQLERFLDTGARDLIDFFTRVAAVGLSFVILAPGIAWLAMVPIPFILGGTFWFQQRLAPRYGEVRERNGAISGRIANNISGIATIKSFATEAYEQNRVEAESHAYRLSNRRAIALSTAFQPLLRFLILLGFVATLYLGGRAVLAGQLSVGTYGFMVFIVQDLLWPFTELGEILDEYQRAMASVRRVMGLLDSSVEQFVSPAIVFPTTLHGAISFQDITFAYRQRQSVIQQLSLHIPAGATIGIVGATGSGKSTLVKLLMRFYTPQQGDILIDDQDIQTLNLSDLRRAIGWVSQDVFLFHGTVAENIAYGSFEASQAQIIQVAKLAEAHAFIEQLPQGYDTIVGERGQKLSGGERQRIAIARALLKDPPILVLDEATSATDNETEAAIQKSLQGITQNRTTIAIAHRLSTIRQADGIYVMEKGQIVERGTHEELLGLGGRYTRLWQVQSGNDLVPEISKP